The bacterium genome includes the window GGATTAGTTTTATCAACAGTTGGATCAATGTAAGTTTTATAAATCTTTTCTTTCCCTGTTAAAGCAATTATGTTTTTTACATTTTCGTGAATAATTAATCCTCTCTCATAATACTCTCTGTAAAAGTAATAATTGTTATTCGGGTCAACAGCCAGCCATAAGCAAACAGTAGGGTCATTTATTCCGTGATCTATAAACCTGAATTTTATCCAATTATCTGGAATATGGAATGGATGAATTAAATGTTTTCTCTTATCAAACTCTTGATATATTAAACCTGCTAAAAATAAAAACTTACCATATAACCTTGCCTGTAATTCTTCTTCTGAATAAATAGTTTTTAACCTTTCAAGTTCTCCTTCTGGAAGATGTGTTAAGTTTTCAAAAGTGCTTCCTTCAAAAACTTCAAGTTCAGGGTCAACAAATTGTCTTAAATAAATCTTCTCATACATCCAAGTTGAGTAAAGCGGTGTAATAGTTATCCATAAATCTCCTTTCTGGTCTATTGTCCTCATAAAAATTTCTCTAAAAATCTCTTCTGGACAATCTTCATCAATAGCACAATACCTTATACTCGCTCCTGTAAACTTCTCAACAGGACTATCACACGACTTACAATAAATTTCACTTCCATTATTCAAAACTATTATTTGTTCTCTCTTGAAAAACTTTTTAATATTACTTCCTAAAAATTTCCTTAAATAAGGGAGCATAACATTAGCCGTAACTCTACTATCAGGACATACAACCCAACCAATATTCGGGACTTTAACATTTTTAACAGGGTGAATACCAAGAGCAAACCGACAAACTTCATACGCAGATAAAACACTTTTACCTGACCTATTTCCAGCAAAAATTACTCTAAACCTTTTAGAACAATTTAAAAACTCTTCTTGAAATCCTTTATTGGGCTTAAATGCTAAAAAAGGGTTCTCCTCTAATTCACTCTTAATTTCTCCAATAATTTCAATCAGTTTTTCTAACTGAACTCTACCCTTACTTAATGCTCTTTCCTTCCTTCTTTTCTCTATTTCAATTGGTATTTTTTCCATCTTTTATTCCAAGTGCTTCTTTAACATCTTCTACTAACTCTGGATATTCCTGTTTTATGTTTTCAAGTAATTCTTTCAGTTTCTGTTTTTTCTCCTCAATATTTTTTCCAGAAAAAGATAATTTTGGTGCTTTAAAGGAATAAACAATATCAACTAAAAGAGGTAAAAGCATAGCAATTGTTTTCGGGGAATATTCTTTTAAATCATCCTGCTGTAATTTAAGCAAAATCTTTGTCATAATAACACTGGCAGTTTCTTTCAATACTCTTTCCCACTTCTGTGGATTTCTTATAATCTCCCTTAATTCCTTTAAATTTAAATCCTCTAACTTTACATCCTCTAAAATTGGTTTTGGTCTTCTCCCCATTTTAAAATATATAATGTCAAAAAATAGATACTCTTGACAA containing:
- a CDS encoding terminase family protein, encoding MEKIPIEIEKRRKERALSKGRVQLEKLIEIIGEIKSELEENPFLAFKPNKGFQEEFLNCSKRFRVIFAGNRSGKSVLSAYEVCRFALGIHPVKNVKVPNIGWVVCPDSRVTANVMLPYLRKFLGSNIKKFFKREQIIVLNNGSEIYCKSCDSPVEKFTGASIRYCAIDEDCPEEIFREIFMRTIDQKGDLWITITPLYSTWMYEKIYLRQFVDPELEVFEGSTFENLTHLPEGELERLKTIYSEEELQARLYGKFLFLAGLIYQEFDKRKHLIHPFHIPDNWIKFRFIDHGINDPTVCLWLAVDPNNNYYFYREYYERGLIIHENVKNIIALTGKEKIYKTYIDPTVDKTNPQTNISDFRAYIEAGINNLCKAPLTEIGTKINKVKTFFKAGRIFIFNNLLNTIRELSTWSYKKNGLPERGNDHTLDCIGWACLLDFKYSVLKVGLPRFLPRGNKEF